The DNA window CCAATGCAAGTCTAAACCAAAGTATTGCCGTCCCAACGCACAACTGTTGGCACTCGAAAGGCCAAAAAGGCTAAAAAAAGCAAAACACATCCTCTCGCTCAGAGTAGGGAGTGTGCAGTGTGCTCCTGAGCACGATGACGAGCCCCATGCACGCGCGGAAGGCCAAGCTCAAGACCCACCTCATCTCCGCCAAGGCCAAGCTCAAGCACACTGTCACCCCGCGCCGCGTCGTCCTGCTcgctgccgccgccacctccgctttcctcctcctcttcaCCCTCCGCACCCTCCACTCCGCCGCGTCGCGCGGCGCCAGAgcaggcgccggcgccgccaccaccaccgctgccCCTGTCGCTGCCTCCACGCCGCCCGCGGCCGTCGTCGCCCACCACGCTGATGACCAGCAGGAGCAGCACCACCAAGAGTGCGCCAAGGTGCCGGCATCCGTCGCGGAGGCGCTGGTCCAGTACGCGACGTCGAACGAGACGCCGCGCCAGACGGAGGCCGAGGCCGGCGCGGCCGCGCGCGTGCTTGCGCGGCGCGCACCGTGCGGCCTCCTGGTGTTCGGGCTGGGACCCGACAGCGCGCTCTGGGCGGCGCTCAACCACGGCGGCCGCACGCTCTTCCTCGAGGCGGACGCCGACCGGATCGCCTCCGCCCGCGCCGCGCACCCGGCCGGCATCGACCTCCAGGCCCACCCCGTCGCCTTCCAACAAGAAGCCACCATGACGACGCTGTCCGACGAAGACCTCCTGGCCCTCCGCAACTCCTCCGACTGCGCCGTTGCCTCCCCGACGAAACCTCTCGACCCGGACCACCTGGAGAAGTCGCCGTGCGCGCTGGCGCCGCGCGGGCTGCCGGCAGCGTTCTACGAGGCGGAGTGGGACGTGATCATGGTGGACGCGCCGGTGCCGGGCGCGATATACACGGCCGCGGTGGCGGCGAGGGCGCGGCGCCCGGGGACGGGAGAGACGGACGTGCTGGTCCACGGCGTGGATGGCACGGCCGAGGAGAGCTTCACCAGGGCGTTCCTTTGCGAGGCGTACCTCAAGGAGGAAGCTGGCAGGCTCCGGCACTTCTCCATTCCGAGCCACAGGGACAAGGACGCCATGCCATTTTGCCCTTGAGATAGTCATTAATATGCTAATAATGATATACTCCTAATTAATATATGCTACTGTTA is part of the Miscanthus floridulus cultivar M001 chromosome 9, ASM1932011v1, whole genome shotgun sequence genome and encodes:
- the LOC136481782 gene encoding glucuronoxylan 4-O-methyltransferase 2-like; translated protein: MTSPMHARKAKLKTHLISAKAKLKHTVTPRRVVLLAAAATSAFLLLFTLRTLHSAASRGARAGAGAATTTAAPVAASTPPAAVVAHHADDQQEQHHQECAKVPASVAEALVQYATSNETPRQTEAEAGAAARVLARRAPCGLLVFGLGPDSALWAALNHGGRTLFLEADADRIASARAAHPAGIDLQAHPVAFQQEATMTTLSDEDLLALRNSSDCAVASPTKPLDPDHLEKSPCALAPRGLPAAFYEAEWDVIMVDAPVPGAIYTAAVAARARRPGTGETDVLVHGVDGTAEESFTRAFLCEAYLKEEAGRLRHFSIPSHRDKDAMPFCP